Proteins encoded by one window of Simiduia curdlanivorans:
- a CDS encoding Bax inhibitor-1 family protein, giving the protein MAKVDLPMFDTLVQKTIILLSVQLLITWAGAQAVITYFRVCHWSGVGNVDANRCEDGALDLFPTGSLVPMFYMGNFIANVVVGLVLIAFFQRSADTGIGLFCVWSLTFGFTFGFIFIYINENVAEKALALTASITLLCALVGLSVHVDLFFMAPWLFSCLVLLLLIGIGRGVIYLPNAALRLKAVAGSLLFGLYLIGDFNALAQASSPEQNNWDNALSHSIHLYLDVINLLLEILEALDSDTSQ; this is encoded by the coding sequence ATGGCGAAAGTGGACCTGCCAATGTTTGATACCTTAGTTCAAAAAACGATTATTCTATTGTCTGTTCAGTTGTTAATAACCTGGGCAGGTGCTCAGGCAGTTATTACCTACTTTCGGGTATGTCATTGGTCTGGCGTTGGAAATGTGGACGCTAATAGGTGTGAGGATGGAGCTCTTGATTTATTCCCTACTGGCTCGTTGGTTCCTATGTTTTATATGGGAAACTTTATTGCCAACGTAGTTGTTGGTCTGGTATTGATCGCTTTTTTTCAGCGATCAGCCGACACGGGTATAGGCTTGTTTTGCGTATGGTCTTTAACGTTCGGCTTCACTTTTGGCTTTATATTTATTTACATCAATGAAAACGTGGCTGAAAAGGCTTTGGCGTTAACGGCGAGCATAACTCTTCTATGTGCCCTTGTCGGTCTATCAGTTCATGTGGATCTCTTCTTTATGGCGCCTTGGTTGTTCAGCTGTTTAGTATTACTTCTCCTTATTGGTATTGGCAGAGGCGTGATCTATTTACCCAATGCCGCTTTACGCCTAAAGGCTGTTGCAGGGAGCCTACTTTTTGGTCTCTATTTAATTGGTGATTTCAACGCCCTTGCGCAGGCGTCATCGCCGGAACAGAATAATTGGGACAATGCGCTAAGTCACTCAATCCATCTATATCTAGATGTTATCAATCTATTGCTGGAGATACTTGAAGCGCTTGATAGTGATACTAGTCAATAA
- a CDS encoding cellulose-binding protein: MSEYSGELISELGVVRYLNGRSAMSTSNISFFDRSDTLAKKWQECNFGCHTPAYRMLKKPASWGDVLLELDKISPVVSGIADGIKYETVDQPARLAAGIERTAEGLHLKGAEKFSLVGEENWATYGLLKSTFVAMVEFDLSVLENPIMRSVLVIVNDYISVLPEWVLFEVQEAGMLSDSGNVDGVTLLKVARLLLEDGVSEEHLKQANDFVSGKAQRFIGKQAGKKIARKLVAAIALALATKITKQMLINADKDYQLRRQLTKIRAMGRQAGGSLGGALVTLLKSQGFLGTAAKHSRELKQKCPTTWHTLRYKLQGCDMVYFLVQPLLGEYVDRLSLLERQPVEFLKVMRALIESRNTREIFYPGSV, from the coding sequence ATGAGTGAATATAGCGGTGAGCTAATCAGTGAGTTAGGTGTAGTTAGGTACCTCAATGGACGCAGCGCCATGAGTACATCAAATATCAGCTTTTTTGATCGAAGTGACACGCTTGCAAAAAAATGGCAGGAATGCAATTTTGGCTGCCACACACCTGCTTACCGCATGCTAAAAAAGCCCGCATCCTGGGGTGATGTATTGCTGGAGTTGGATAAAATAAGCCCTGTAGTTTCAGGTATCGCGGACGGTATTAAATATGAAACAGTTGATCAGCCTGCACGATTAGCAGCTGGTATCGAACGTACAGCCGAGGGATTACATCTCAAAGGGGCCGAGAAATTTTCGTTGGTAGGCGAGGAAAACTGGGCCACCTATGGATTGCTAAAATCTACATTCGTAGCAATGGTTGAATTCGATTTAAGCGTACTTGAAAATCCAATAATGAGATCGGTGCTGGTTATAGTAAATGACTATATTTCGGTACTGCCGGAGTGGGTGTTATTCGAGGTTCAGGAAGCAGGCATGTTAAGTGATTCTGGCAATGTCGATGGGGTCACATTACTTAAAGTGGCTCGTTTACTTCTGGAAGACGGTGTTTCGGAAGAGCACCTTAAGCAGGCTAACGATTTTGTCTCAGGTAAAGCGCAACGTTTCATTGGGAAGCAAGCAGGTAAAAAGATAGCCCGCAAGCTAGTGGCAGCGATAGCGTTGGCATTGGCGACAAAAATAACCAAGCAAATGCTAATCAATGCGGATAAGGATTATCAATTAAGACGTCAGCTGACTAAAATTCGAGCAATGGGAAGACAAGCCGGCGGTAGCTTGGGTGGCGCTTTGGTCACTCTGCTTAAATCACAAGGCTTTCTGGGGACCGCAGCTAAACACAGTAGAGAGTTGAAGCAGAAATGCCCTACGACATGGCACACGCTACGTTACAAACTACAGGGCTGCGATATGGTGTACTTCTTAGTTCAGCCATTACTAGGCGAATACGTTGACCGTCTTAGCTTATTAGAGCGGCAGCCCGTGGAGTTTTTAAAAGTAATGCGAGCATTAATTGAGTCGCGTAACACCCGCGAAATATTTTATCCTGGCTCCGTTTAG
- a CDS encoding class I SAM-dependent methyltransferase, whose translation MPSSKKARRAMLQLVESAGDGPIVDLGSGWGSLVVRLALQYPNRQVVGYELSLLPWLVTVLISKCMRLKNVTVYREDFLKADLSSASVIVCYLFPAGMAALATKLAEQKIAPRYLISNTFALPSYQPETTLRLDDLYRSPIYCYRISPADGQ comes from the coding sequence ATGCCGAGTTCTAAAAAGGCGCGGCGAGCGATGCTGCAGTTGGTGGAGAGTGCCGGTGACGGGCCGATTGTGGATTTGGGCAGTGGTTGGGGTAGTTTGGTTGTTCGCTTGGCGCTGCAATACCCAAACCGGCAAGTGGTGGGTTATGAGTTGTCACTGTTGCCCTGGTTGGTGACGGTGTTGATAAGTAAATGCATGCGGCTAAAAAATGTAACCGTGTATCGAGAAGATTTTTTAAAGGCAGATTTATCCTCCGCCTCGGTGATTGTTTGCTATTTGTTTCCCGCCGGTATGGCGGCGCTCGCGACCAAGTTGGCTGAACAGAAAATCGCGCCTCGCTACCTCATCAGCAATACCTTTGCCTTGCCGTCTTATCAGCCCGAAACCACCCTTCGCTTGGATGATCTTTATCGATCACCCATCTATTGCTATCGGATAAGCCCGGCCGATGGGCAATAG
- a CDS encoding SIR2 family NAD-dependent protein deacylase, with translation MAKEIDRNKVVVFTGAGISAESGLNTFRGTDGLWNNHLVDDVATLAGWARDPELVLDFYNQLREEITAAEPNIAHRAIASLEERYEVVVVTQNIDNLHERAGSTNVIHLHGEITKMRSSVDSSLVYEQGSEGIRYGQKCELQSQLRPHVVWFGEKINNYDSARSHIAVASRVLVVGSSLSVFPASGLIKKARYHAEKIIIGLEIEKPVYGYQFLKAKAGSMVPYVVKCWMEGRRVS, from the coding sequence ATGGCTAAAGAAATTGACCGAAATAAAGTAGTAGTTTTCACAGGTGCTGGTATTAGTGCCGAGAGTGGATTGAATACCTTTAGAGGCACTGACGGCTTATGGAACAATCACTTGGTCGATGATGTGGCGACTCTTGCCGGTTGGGCTAGAGATCCAGAGCTCGTCTTGGATTTTTACAATCAGCTGAGAGAGGAAATTACTGCCGCAGAGCCGAATATTGCCCATCGCGCGATTGCGTCACTTGAAGAGCGGTATGAAGTGGTGGTTGTCACACAGAATATCGATAACTTACACGAAAGAGCCGGTTCTACCAACGTGATTCACCTCCATGGCGAAATTACCAAAATGCGAAGTTCAGTTGACTCGAGTTTGGTCTACGAGCAGGGTAGTGAAGGCATTCGTTACGGTCAAAAATGTGAGCTCCAAAGCCAGCTTAGGCCACACGTGGTTTGGTTTGGTGAGAAAATCAATAACTACGATAGCGCACGCAGTCACATTGCCGTCGCGTCGCGGGTATTGGTTGTCGGATCATCGCTGAGTGTTTTTCCTGCGTCTGGACTGATTAAAAAGGCTAGGTATCACGCGGAAAAAATTATTATCGGGTTGGAGATTGAGAAGCCTGTATATGGTTATCAATTCCTCAAGGCCAAAGCGGGTAGTATGGTGCCTTATGTCGTTAAATGTTGGATGGAAGGCAGACGGGTATCGTAG
- a CDS encoding MvaI/BcnI family restriction endonuclease — MSNKPKIYDSANSLDLSLENLVDIYRRLGVDRIIYKILAPNDNSKNQPYLAGHFTDIGFIPTGELQASASTSTKTNDPKRQIKFTAGLNFHWLSPEGQVYPAPTAKLIYYPQFPEVRLSGFLQGSPIDMGGWMDPSKLGRSEGRVLLFGVRSDGAIFAFLATPNSRVSREIHGEKYYVLSSVLRELPYAKHKPITEQTEFAIRENLAPYHVESDARRKLISELRRIYLAGQITSKKLNRDGVANAYTARNGGGYTLEAELGIMPNGIAEPDYHGWEIKQFGVKKFELVGSKALTLMTPEPDGGLYKNEGVKSFIRSYGYRSANIADRYDFTGRHFASRICEKSGLTLVTTGFDCGSKSMVDATGFIGLLDKNDNIAASWSYTKLLTHWKQKHARAAYIPSIAIDLPDGHRAYCYGGNVRLYEGTDINKLLGAIVDQHVYYDPGIKMEQASTKEVVKKRSQFRIKSNALDCLYNKLDEVDVTL; from the coding sequence TTGTCAAATAAACCAAAAATATACGACAGCGCTAACAGTTTAGATTTGTCACTCGAAAATTTGGTTGATATCTATCGAAGGCTGGGCGTTGATCGTATTATATATAAAATATTGGCCCCGAATGACAACAGTAAAAACCAACCCTATCTTGCGGGCCACTTCACTGACATTGGCTTCATTCCAACGGGGGAATTGCAGGCGAGCGCTTCTACATCAACAAAGACGAATGATCCTAAGCGCCAGATTAAATTTACAGCAGGACTTAATTTTCACTGGTTATCACCAGAAGGTCAGGTTTATCCGGCGCCAACCGCGAAACTAATCTATTATCCCCAGTTCCCAGAAGTTCGACTTTCAGGTTTTTTACAAGGCTCGCCTATAGATATGGGTGGCTGGATGGACCCGTCCAAATTAGGCCGCTCGGAAGGGCGTGTTTTATTATTTGGTGTTAGAAGTGATGGCGCAATTTTTGCGTTTCTAGCTACCCCTAATTCTCGGGTTTCTCGGGAGATCCATGGGGAAAAATATTATGTCCTGAGTAGTGTGCTTCGGGAACTACCTTACGCTAAGCATAAGCCTATTACGGAACAAACTGAATTCGCAATCCGAGAAAATCTGGCTCCATATCACGTAGAAAGTGATGCCCGTCGGAAATTAATATCTGAGTTAAGGCGTATTTATCTTGCGGGGCAAATTACTAGTAAGAAGCTGAATCGAGATGGAGTCGCTAACGCCTATACTGCAAGAAACGGAGGTGGTTATACCCTCGAGGCTGAGTTGGGAATTATGCCCAACGGCATAGCTGAGCCGGACTATCATGGCTGGGAAATTAAGCAGTTCGGTGTAAAGAAGTTTGAATTGGTTGGTAGTAAGGCGCTAACTTTAATGACCCCAGAGCCAGATGGTGGGCTTTATAAAAATGAAGGTGTTAAATCCTTTATCCGTTCTTACGGTTATCGTAGTGCCAATATAGCTGACCGGTATGACTTTACTGGACGGCATTTTGCAAGCAGAATCTGCGAGAAATCTGGACTTACATTGGTGACAACTGGTTTTGATTGTGGCAGTAAGTCAATGGTCGATGCTACGGGATTTATTGGCTTGCTGGATAAAAATGATAATATTGCCGCAAGCTGGAGCTATACAAAACTACTTACACATTGGAAACAGAAGCATGCGCGCGCGGCTTATATACCATCCATCGCGATTGATTTACCAGATGGCCATCGCGCATATTGTTATGGGGGAAATGTACGTCTCTATGAAGGAACGGATATTAATAAATTGCTTGGTGCCATAGTGGATCAACATGTTTATTATGATCCCGGCATTAAAATGGAGCAGGCCTCCACCAAGGAAGTAGTTAAGAAACGTAGTCAGTTTAGAATAAAGTCCAATGCGCTCGATTGCCTCTACAATAAATTAGACGAGGTTGATGTAACATTATAA
- the dcm gene encoding DNA (cytosine-5-)-methyltransferase: MNQQAKNLHLNEALHLFELFDWWYPQKLVEETGLKADRVKYLIKLRKEFKTAAKENQSKLTIEQTYILENFSQGLSFHEYKKLQELLPTSVDGNKFLFVDLFAGIGGIRKPFSKVGGKCVLTCEWDEYAQKTYKANWQSCEEHQFVSDIKTITQPKDQDDTPLTGKKQANYIAKAMPDHDVLLAGFPCQPFSIAGVSKKNALNRVHGFDCPDQGQLFFDICRILMVKQPPVAVLENVKNLKSHNNGTTFQVIKEVISNLPDHQETLFSKKIFKDKQAYWIANLNDDKPDPKIIDGIHYVPQHRERIVLLCIRADIVKKLDLDKKIDLRDIPKPQSRPTLKDILEPNTKVDDKYTLTPKLWQYLYNYAAKHKAKGNGFGYGMVTRNTTDVTRTLSARYYKDGSEILINQDDMKTDKLKCGRPRRMTPQECSRLMGFVSKDEEFKIPVSDTRAYKQFGNSVVVPVFQAVADLISPYLTTIIKSNE; this comes from the coding sequence ATGAATCAACAAGCGAAAAATCTTCATCTTAATGAGGCCTTACACCTATTTGAATTGTTTGACTGGTGGTACCCGCAAAAGCTGGTAGAGGAAACAGGCTTAAAAGCTGATCGGGTAAAGTATCTAATTAAGCTGCGTAAAGAATTCAAGACGGCTGCCAAAGAAAATCAATCGAAATTAACAATAGAGCAGACTTATATCCTTGAAAACTTCTCACAAGGTCTAAGTTTCCACGAGTATAAAAAGCTACAAGAATTACTACCTACTTCAGTGGACGGTAATAAATTTTTGTTTGTTGATCTATTTGCCGGTATTGGCGGAATAAGAAAACCTTTTAGTAAAGTTGGCGGGAAGTGCGTCTTAACCTGTGAATGGGATGAATATGCGCAAAAAACCTACAAAGCAAATTGGCAAAGCTGCGAAGAACACCAGTTTGTTTCCGATATAAAGACGATCACTCAACCCAAAGATCAAGACGACACTCCTCTTACCGGTAAGAAGCAGGCAAATTATATTGCGAAAGCCATGCCAGACCATGATGTATTGCTAGCAGGGTTCCCTTGCCAGCCATTTTCTATAGCTGGCGTATCCAAAAAAAACGCACTCAACCGTGTACATGGTTTTGATTGTCCAGATCAAGGGCAGCTATTTTTTGATATCTGCCGAATATTGATGGTGAAGCAGCCACCGGTAGCAGTTTTAGAGAACGTTAAAAATCTAAAGAGTCATAATAACGGCACTACCTTTCAAGTAATCAAAGAAGTCATCAGTAACCTGCCTGATCACCAGGAAACCCTGTTCAGTAAGAAGATATTTAAGGATAAGCAAGCTTACTGGATTGCCAACCTTAACGACGACAAACCTGATCCAAAAATCATTGATGGCATACACTATGTACCACAACACCGCGAGCGAATCGTATTATTGTGTATCCGTGCTGATATCGTTAAAAAACTTGATCTGGATAAAAAAATAGATCTCAGGGATATTCCAAAACCACAGTCACGACCTACCCTAAAGGACATTCTAGAACCAAATACCAAAGTTGACGATAAATACACACTAACTCCAAAGCTGTGGCAATACCTTTACAACTATGCCGCCAAGCACAAAGCCAAAGGCAATGGATTTGGCTATGGGATGGTCACACGCAATACAACGGATGTAACTCGTACACTTTCAGCGCGTTATTACAAAGATGGGTCCGAGATATTGATAAACCAAGATGACATGAAAACTGACAAGCTAAAATGTGGTCGACCGCGACGTATGACACCACAGGAATGCTCTCGTTTGATGGGCTTCGTTTCAAAGGATGAAGAATTCAAAATACCAGTATCAGATACTCGCGCTTACAAACAGTTTGGGAATTCAGTAGTTGTTCCTGTATTTCAAGCTGTAGCTGATCTAATTAGTCCGTATTTGACCACAATTATTAAAAGTAATGAATAA
- a CDS encoding nucleotidyltransferase domain-containing protein, producing the protein MSRGIGSALFTKAQQKVLALLFGQPEKSFYLNEVIRLADMGKGVINRELTKLVAAGLLVVTKQGNQNHYQANKAAPIFNELVAIVQKTLGARSVLQQALSPILPRLEQAFIYGSVAKGEDHAGSDIDVMLVGEDLSYSDIMALLDPAESQLQRTVNPTIYSPQEFEQRLQEGQNFLTKVTAQTTINLLDE; encoded by the coding sequence ATGAGTAGGGGTATTGGAAGCGCACTTTTTACCAAGGCACAGCAAAAGGTATTGGCGTTGCTTTTTGGTCAACCGGAGAAAAGCTTTTATTTAAATGAGGTGATCCGCCTAGCCGATATGGGCAAGGGGGTTATTAATCGTGAGCTTACTAAGTTGGTGGCGGCGGGTTTGTTGGTGGTGACGAAACAGGGCAACCAAAACCACTACCAAGCCAATAAAGCCGCGCCCATTTTTAATGAGCTGGTGGCCATAGTACAAAAGACCTTGGGCGCGCGCAGTGTGCTGCAACAAGCTTTGTCCCCTATTTTACCTAGGCTAGAGCAGGCGTTTATTTACGGCTCAGTGGCAAAGGGGGAAGATCATGCCGGCAGTGATATTGATGTCATGCTGGTGGGTGAGGATTTAAGTTACAGTGACATCATGGCGTTGCTAGACCCGGCTGAGTCTCAATTGCAGCGGACGGTGAACCCGACAATTTACTCGCCCCAGGAATTTGAGCAGCGTTTGCAGGAGGGGCAGAATTTTTTAACCAAAGTGACGGCGCAAACCACAATAAATTTATTGGATGAATAA
- a CDS encoding imm11 family protein, with protein sequence MSVYKLTYRLKSYLSLIVSADALEEKLGAVTYPKGEPLKDIWHPLEASFYNRYNDNSEGKLPEISDWVGNMVLSAAAFQSLEPLLAPFGEFLPIHVNGVDWYIYNATTIYNCIDESLSSRNVMDGVVMDIAALKFNEAKLGTAPVFRTDYDRRMGVYCSQAFKDAVQAQGFEAVLFREDLTSPM encoded by the coding sequence ATGTCAGTTTATAAATTAACCTACAGGCTGAAATCATACCTGTCTTTAATCGTGTCTGCCGATGCACTAGAAGAAAAGCTAGGTGCTGTCACTTACCCAAAAGGAGAGCCGCTAAAAGATATTTGGCACCCATTAGAGGCGAGTTTTTACAATCGATATAACGACAATAGCGAAGGTAAGTTACCAGAAATTTCTGACTGGGTTGGCAATATGGTTTTGAGTGCTGCCGCATTCCAGTCACTAGAGCCATTACTTGCACCCTTCGGTGAGTTTTTACCGATTCATGTTAATGGCGTGGATTGGTATATATACAACGCAACCACCATTTATAACTGCATTGATGAGTCTTTAAGTTCGCGTAATGTTATGGATGGCGTTGTGATGGATATTGCCGCATTAAAATTTAATGAGGCTAAGCTGGGCACAGCACCTGTATTTCGCACAGACTATGATCGCCGTATGGGCGTTTATTGCAGCCAAGCATTCAAAGATGCCGTGCAGGCGCAAGGATTTGAAGCTGTGTTATTCCGAGAAGACTTAACCTCACCAATGTAA
- a CDS encoding vWA domain-containing protein, whose protein sequence is MLRICILLFVSLLTLSAYAQVEIKAVNKAEIGAELIVTLSGAIADKSFITIVKSGAEQGSYNNYVYVQGKTQLTLLAPSVEGNYEIRLLAPSSPYATLAKTALVLVQAKASIEAPSSVAAGANFELRWSGPNNTRDYLAIGNTEQDYITYQYTNKGSPLSFIAPDKPGQYELRYFLASGDTVIARKPIDVTPVTATINAPQTIEAGKAIAITWQGPNNKGDFISIVQKGAPEGTYNSYAYTQKGNPLTLNASDFPGEYEIRYMSGQAYATLGTQALVVTAASATINAPDHAQAGTDISVNWSGPDNNGDYITIVPANSEEGAWLNYTYTRTGQPLTLKAPQTPGNYELRYSTGASYATLARKNIRIEPSKEKPGKLLASVKQTAMEKTSIAIILDASGSMLQKMDGQRRIDIAKDTLLNLTQNHIPEQTPFALRIFGKEVGSCQSDLEIPLQPLNRVNVASKIKAINAQNNAKTPIAASIKAIREDLANAGKEKLVILITDGEETCEGDPAAEIEKLSSKGIHIRLNIIGFAIDDTQLAARFAHWSKAGNGVYLSAKNSSELGKALNDALQYVYEIRGVKDELIGEAPLDNKTFSLLPGEYKVRLKGLPETEKTVVIEADETTKIEF, encoded by the coding sequence ATGTTAAGGATATGCATTTTACTGTTCGTGAGCTTGCTGACGCTTTCAGCCTATGCCCAAGTCGAAATAAAGGCGGTAAATAAGGCGGAGATTGGGGCTGAACTGATTGTAACCTTGTCCGGGGCTATCGCTGATAAAAGCTTTATCACCATTGTGAAATCAGGCGCAGAACAAGGCAGCTACAACAACTATGTTTATGTGCAAGGAAAAACACAGCTCACACTATTGGCGCCTTCGGTAGAAGGTAATTACGAAATTAGGTTATTAGCGCCAAGTTCGCCTTATGCAACCTTGGCCAAAACGGCGCTTGTATTAGTACAGGCAAAGGCCAGCATTGAAGCACCTAGCTCAGTAGCCGCTGGTGCTAACTTTGAGCTGCGCTGGAGCGGGCCAAACAACACAAGAGATTATCTCGCCATAGGAAATACCGAGCAGGATTACATCACCTATCAATATACGAATAAAGGCTCACCACTGTCATTTATTGCACCGGATAAACCAGGCCAATACGAATTACGTTATTTTTTGGCCAGTGGCGATACCGTTATCGCACGCAAGCCAATCGATGTCACTCCGGTAACGGCAACTATTAATGCTCCCCAAACTATAGAGGCGGGCAAGGCCATCGCCATTACCTGGCAAGGACCGAACAATAAGGGCGATTTTATTTCAATCGTGCAAAAAGGCGCGCCTGAAGGGACCTATAACAGCTACGCTTACACCCAAAAAGGTAACCCCTTAACGTTAAATGCGTCAGACTTTCCTGGTGAGTATGAAATTCGCTATATGAGCGGTCAAGCATACGCAACACTCGGCACTCAAGCTCTCGTGGTAACAGCAGCTTCGGCCACCATCAATGCTCCTGACCATGCACAAGCAGGCACAGACATTTCCGTTAACTGGAGCGGGCCAGATAATAACGGGGATTACATTACTATCGTGCCCGCCAATAGCGAGGAAGGCGCTTGGCTCAACTACACCTATACCCGAACCGGGCAACCGCTTACATTAAAGGCGCCGCAAACACCGGGTAACTATGAATTGCGTTATTCCACCGGCGCAAGCTACGCAACATTAGCCCGTAAAAATATTCGCATCGAGCCGTCAAAAGAAAAACCAGGCAAGTTACTAGCAAGCGTAAAACAGACGGCAATGGAAAAGACCTCCATTGCCATCATATTAGATGCATCCGGCAGCATGCTGCAGAAAATGGACGGGCAAAGGCGAATCGATATTGCCAAAGACACCTTATTAAATTTAACCCAAAATCACATTCCCGAGCAAACACCCTTTGCACTGCGAATTTTTGGAAAAGAAGTAGGCTCTTGCCAAAGTGATTTAGAAATACCCCTTCAACCCCTTAACCGCGTAAACGTAGCGAGCAAAATTAAAGCCATTAATGCCCAGAACAATGCCAAAACACCGATAGCCGCATCGATAAAAGCGATAAGAGAAGATTTGGCTAATGCCGGCAAGGAAAAACTTGTCATACTCATCACCGATGGTGAAGAAACCTGCGAAGGCGACCCAGCTGCTGAGATAGAAAAACTGAGTAGTAAAGGCATTCATATCAGGCTAAACATTATCGGCTTTGCGATCGACGACACACAATTAGCTGCGCGATTTGCACATTGGTCCAAGGCGGGAAATGGTGTTTATCTCTCGGCTAAAAATTCATCTGAATTAGGCAAGGCTCTAAACGACGCATTGCAATACGTTTACGAAATAAGAGGCGTAAAAGACGAGCTCATTGGCGAAGCGCCATTAGACAACAAAACATTCAGCTTACTACCTGGCGAGTACAAGGTGCGACTAAAAGGCCTACCGGAAACAGAAAAAACCGTTGTTATCGAAGCGGACGAAACAACAAAAATAGAATTCTAA
- a CDS encoding imm11 family protein produces MTTFRLINNVHGYHEAFVDFRAMRKQFDGVKVWFPQKNETLLDKLKADWRPVSVTFESDSKTNAVPDISVWNSSCLVLSTKAKSVLEPMLANIGEFLLLEDEFFVFNCLESIAGDAVDGSKSTFEIDAEDSMHIPKALTLLADKVAGKVLFKPGFAHNSFLLCDSAFKDVVEKHELGGVVFEGNLAKISL; encoded by the coding sequence ATGACAACATTTAGACTCATCAATAACGTTCACGGCTACCATGAGGCTTTCGTCGATTTTCGTGCTATGCGGAAGCAGTTCGACGGCGTAAAGGTTTGGTTCCCGCAAAAAAATGAGACATTGCTGGATAAGCTAAAAGCGGACTGGCGCCCAGTTTCTGTGACCTTCGAATCTGACTCGAAGACCAATGCAGTGCCGGATATCTCTGTGTGGAACTCCTCCTGTCTGGTGCTAAGTACGAAGGCAAAATCAGTACTAGAACCTATGTTGGCTAACATAGGGGAATTTCTACTGCTCGAAGACGAATTTTTTGTATTTAATTGCTTGGAGTCCATTGCTGGAGATGCAGTAGACGGTAGTAAATCTACCTTTGAAATTGACGCTGAAGACTCAATGCATATTCCTAAGGCGCTTACGTTACTCGCCGATAAAGTCGCAGGGAAGGTGTTGTTCAAGCCAGGCTTTGCCCACAACAGTTTTTTGCTCTGCGATAGTGCTTTTAAAGATGTTGTTGAAAAACATGAGCTGGGTGGTGTGGTATTTGAGGGAAACCTCGCTAAGATTTCTTTATGA